A DNA window from Mycolicibacter terrae contains the following coding sequences:
- a CDS encoding AI-2E family transporter yields the protein MNSDFSPTQRRALAVFTVIALLFGAYFLRAFFVLIVVAAVGAYLFTPLFRALGRRLPTGLAATGTLLAALIAVIVPVGLTGFLAVVQITRTAGEVAEWVQATDPNALGDKVLKFVNGLLERIPFVHVQVTMDSLREAMVNVAQRGGELLLHVLQGAVGGVVGAITAAIIFLYVFLALLTHREELHTLIRQLNPLGADVTDLYLAKVGSMVRGTVGGQFVIAFCQGVAGAASIYIGGFHQAFFIFAILLSALSVIPLGGGIVTMPFGIGMALFGNVVGGVFVVAFHLIVVTNIDNFLRPMLVPRDARLNSALMLLAVFAGIGMFGFWGIVIGPVVMIIIVTTIDVYRAVYHGVELQTHDEEPRARRWRIPLPGRG from the coding sequence GTGAACTCCGACTTCTCCCCGACCCAGCGGCGTGCCCTGGCGGTCTTCACCGTCATCGCGCTGCTGTTCGGGGCGTACTTCCTGCGCGCCTTTTTCGTGCTGATCGTGGTGGCCGCCGTCGGCGCCTATCTGTTCACCCCGCTGTTTCGTGCCCTCGGCCGACGGCTGCCCACCGGGCTGGCGGCCACCGGCACGCTGCTGGCCGCGCTGATCGCCGTCATCGTCCCGGTCGGCCTGACGGGCTTTTTGGCCGTCGTGCAGATCACCCGCACCGCCGGCGAGGTGGCCGAGTGGGTGCAGGCCACCGACCCCAACGCCCTCGGTGACAAGGTGCTGAAGTTCGTCAACGGCCTGCTGGAGCGGATTCCCTTCGTGCACGTGCAGGTGACCATGGATTCGCTGCGTGAGGCGATGGTCAACGTGGCGCAGCGCGGCGGCGAGCTGCTGCTGCATGTGCTGCAGGGCGCCGTCGGGGGCGTCGTCGGGGCGATCACGGCGGCGATCATCTTTCTCTACGTGTTCCTCGCCCTGCTGACCCACCGCGAGGAACTGCACACCCTGATCCGCCAACTCAACCCGCTCGGCGCCGACGTCACCGATCTGTACCTGGCCAAGGTGGGCTCGATGGTGCGGGGCACCGTCGGCGGGCAGTTCGTGATCGCCTTCTGCCAGGGGGTCGCCGGGGCCGCCTCCATCTATATCGGCGGGTTCCACCAGGCCTTCTTCATCTTCGCGATCCTGCTGAGCGCACTGTCGGTCATCCCGCTCGGCGGGGGCATCGTCACGATGCCGTTCGGCATCGGCATGGCACTGTTCGGCAACGTCGTCGGCGGAGTGTTCGTGGTGGCGTTCCACCTGATCGTCGTCACCAACATCGACAACTTCCTGCGCCCGATGCTGGTGCCGCGCGACGCCCGGCTCAATTCGGCGTTGATGCTGCTGGCCGTCTTTGCCGGGATCGGCATGTTCGGCTTCTGGGGCATCGTGATCGGCCCGGTGGTGATGATCATCATCGTCACCACCATCGACGTCTACCGGGCGGTGTATCACGGGGTGGAATTGCAGACCCACGACGAGGAGCCCAGGGCCCGCCGATGGCGCATACCCCTACCGGGCCGCGGGTAG
- the glpX gene encoding class II fructose-bisphosphatase, whose translation MTAPSRREPPDRNLALELVRVTEAGAMAAGRWVGRGDKEGGDGAAVDAMRELVNSVSMRGVVVIGEGEKDHAPMLYNGEEVGNGDGPDCDFAVDPIDGTTLMSKGMPNAISVLAVAERGAMFDPSAVFYMNKIAVGPEAADVLDITKPIADNIKAVAKVKGLSPRDMTVCILDRPRHAQLIHDVRAAGARIRLITDGDVAGAIAACRPDSGTDMLAGIGGTPEGIIAAAAIRCMGGEIQAQLAPTDDAERQKALDAGYDLGEVLTTEHLVSGENVFFCATGVTDGDLLKGVRYYPGGCTTQSIVMRSKSGTVRMIEAYHRLSKLNEYSAVDFTGDAHAAYPLP comes from the coding sequence ATGACCGCACCCTCTCGCCGCGAACCCCCAGACCGCAACCTGGCCTTGGAGCTGGTGCGGGTGACCGAGGCCGGCGCCATGGCCGCCGGCCGGTGGGTCGGCCGCGGCGACAAGGAGGGCGGCGACGGTGCGGCCGTCGACGCGATGCGCGAACTGGTCAACTCGGTGTCGATGCGCGGCGTGGTGGTGATCGGCGAGGGCGAGAAGGACCACGCGCCGATGCTCTACAACGGGGAAGAGGTCGGCAACGGCGACGGGCCCGACTGCGACTTCGCCGTCGACCCGATCGACGGCACCACCCTGATGAGCAAGGGCATGCCCAACGCCATCTCGGTGCTGGCGGTGGCCGAGCGCGGCGCGATGTTTGACCCGTCGGCGGTGTTCTACATGAACAAGATCGCGGTCGGCCCCGAGGCGGCCGACGTACTGGACATCACCAAGCCGATCGCCGACAACATCAAAGCAGTCGCCAAGGTCAAGGGCCTGTCGCCCCGCGACATGACGGTGTGCATCCTGGACCGGCCCCGGCACGCGCAGCTGATCCATGACGTGCGGGCCGCCGGTGCGCGGATTCGGCTGATCACCGACGGCGACGTGGCCGGAGCGATCGCGGCGTGCCGGCCCGACTCGGGCACCGACATGCTGGCCGGGATCGGCGGCACCCCGGAGGGCATCATCGCGGCCGCGGCGATCCGCTGCATGGGCGGTGAGATTCAGGCCCAGTTGGCGCCCACCGACGACGCCGAGCGGCAGAAGGCCCTGGACGCCGGCTACGACCTGGGCGAGGTGCTGACCACCGAGCATCTGGTCTCCGGCGAGAACGTGTTCTTCTGCGCCACCGGGGTCACCGACGGCGACCTGCTCAAGGGAGTGCGCTACTACCCCGGCGGCTGCACCACCCAATCGATCGTGATGCGCTCGAAGTCCGGCACCGTCCGGATGATCGAGGCATATCACCGCCTGTCGAAGCTCAACGAGTATTCGGCGGTCGATTTCACCGGCGACGCACACGCCGCCTACCCCCTGCCCTGA
- a CDS encoding class II fumarate hydratase has translation MSETEYRIEHDTMGEVRVPASALWRAQTQRAVENFPISGRGLERTQIRALGLLKSACAQVNADLGLLAPEKAAAIKAAAAEIAEGKHDDQFPIDVFQTGSGTSSNMNTNEVIASIAAANGVTVHPNDDVNMSQSSNDTFPTATHIAATEAAVRHLIPALQVLHEALAAKAMQWRTVVKSGRTHLMDAVPVTLGQEFSGYARQIAAGIERVQATLPRLGELAIGGTAVGTGLNAPEGFGAKVVEVLVKETGITELRTAANSFEAQAARDGLVEASGALRTIAVSLTKIANDIRWMGSGPLTGLAEIQLPDLQPGSSIMPGKVNPVLPEAVTQVAAQVIGNDAAIAWGGGNGAFELNVYIPMMARNMLESFTLLTNVSRLFAERCIVGLVANEEHLRELAESSPSIVTPLNSAIGYEEAAAVAKQALKERKTIRQTVIDRGLIGDKLSEAELDRRLDVLAMAKVDKD, from the coding sequence ATGAGCGAGACCGAATACCGCATCGAACACGACACCATGGGCGAGGTCCGGGTGCCGGCGAGTGCGTTGTGGCGCGCGCAGACGCAGCGCGCCGTGGAGAACTTCCCGATCTCCGGTCGTGGCCTGGAGCGCACCCAGATCCGGGCGCTCGGCCTGCTGAAGAGCGCGTGCGCGCAGGTGAACGCCGACCTGGGTCTGCTGGCCCCGGAGAAGGCCGCCGCCATCAAGGCCGCCGCCGCCGAGATCGCCGAGGGCAAGCACGACGACCAGTTCCCCATCGACGTGTTCCAGACCGGTTCGGGCACCAGTTCCAACATGAACACCAACGAGGTGATCGCGTCGATAGCGGCCGCCAACGGGGTGACCGTGCACCCCAACGACGATGTGAACATGTCGCAGTCGTCCAACGACACCTTCCCGACCGCTACCCACATCGCGGCAACCGAAGCTGCGGTGCGCCACCTGATTCCGGCACTTCAGGTGCTGCACGAAGCGCTGGCCGCCAAGGCGATGCAGTGGCGCACCGTGGTGAAATCGGGCCGCACCCACCTGATGGACGCCGTCCCGGTGACCCTGGGCCAGGAGTTCTCCGGTTACGCCCGCCAGATCGCGGCCGGCATCGAGCGAGTGCAGGCAACGCTGCCCCGCCTGGGTGAGCTGGCGATCGGCGGGACCGCCGTCGGCACCGGGCTGAACGCCCCGGAGGGCTTCGGCGCCAAGGTGGTCGAGGTGCTGGTCAAAGAGACCGGGATCACCGAACTGCGCACGGCGGCGAATTCGTTCGAGGCGCAGGCGGCGCGGGACGGCTTGGTCGAGGCCTCGGGTGCGCTGCGCACCATCGCGGTGTCGCTGACCAAGATCGCCAATGACATCCGCTGGATGGGCTCGGGCCCGCTGACCGGCCTTGCCGAGATCCAGCTGCCCGACCTGCAGCCAGGCAGCTCGATCATGCCGGGCAAGGTGAATCCTGTGCTGCCCGAGGCGGTCACCCAGGTGGCGGCGCAGGTGATCGGCAACGACGCGGCGATCGCCTGGGGCGGCGGCAACGGCGCCTTCGAGCTCAACGTCTACATCCCGATGATGGCCCGCAACATGCTGGAGTCCTTCACGCTGCTGACCAACGTCTCGCGACTGTTCGCCGAGCGCTGCATCGTCGGGCTGGTCGCCAATGAGGAGCACCTGCGCGAGCTCGCCGAGTCCAGCCCGTCGATTGTGACGCCGCTGAACTCCGCGATCGGCTATGAGGAGGCCGCCGCGGTGGCCAAGCAGGCCCTCAAGGAGCGCAAGACGATTCGCCAGACGGTGATCGACCGCGGTCTGATCGGCGACAAGCTCTCGGAGGCCGAGCTGGACCGCCGCCTCGACGTGCTGGCGATGGCCAAGGTCGACAAAGACTAA
- a CDS encoding NAD-dependent epimerase/dehydratase family protein produces the protein MGTVLVTGAFGLVGSAVVRQLAVDGREVVATDLDVPANRKAAAELPKSVQVRYADLTDPAAVDELVGAVKPAAIIHLAAVIPPLIYSRRKLAYQVNVEATGHLLAAAAAQSDPPRFVQASSIAVYGSRNPHTVSGVLTADTPTNPADIYGDHKVQAERLVRDSQLDWVILRLGGVLAVDLGSDINLDGLYFEKLLPSDGRLQTVDVRDVASAFVAATTAPVVGETLLIGGDDTHRQLQGDIAPAMAAAMGLVNGIPAGLPGNPERDEDWFNTDWMDTSRAQDALGFQQHSWQQMLAETAANAGPRRYLLRVVAPLARVVLGWRSPYYRTGKKFADPWRAIADKWGDPRP, from the coding sequence GTGGGCACGGTATTGGTGACCGGCGCGTTCGGTCTGGTCGGTTCAGCGGTGGTACGGCAATTGGCGGTGGACGGTCGGGAGGTCGTAGCCACCGATCTCGACGTCCCGGCCAACCGCAAAGCGGCGGCAGAACTTCCGAAGTCCGTACAAGTGCGGTATGCCGACCTCACCGACCCGGCCGCGGTCGACGAGCTCGTCGGCGCCGTGAAACCCGCCGCGATCATCCATCTGGCCGCAGTGATCCCGCCCCTGATCTATTCGCGCCGCAAGCTGGCCTACCAGGTCAACGTCGAGGCGACCGGGCACCTGCTGGCCGCGGCGGCCGCACAGTCCGACCCGCCCCGTTTCGTGCAGGCCTCCAGCATCGCGGTGTACGGCTCCCGCAACCCGCATACCGTCTCCGGCGTGCTGACCGCCGACACCCCGACCAACCCCGCCGACATCTACGGCGACCACAAGGTGCAAGCCGAACGGCTGGTACGCGACTCGCAGCTGGACTGGGTGATCCTGCGGCTCGGCGGAGTGCTCGCCGTCGACCTGGGCTCCGACATCAATCTCGACGGCCTGTATTTCGAGAAGTTGCTGCCGTCCGACGGCAGGCTCCAGACCGTGGACGTGCGGGACGTCGCCTCGGCGTTCGTCGCGGCCACCACCGCGCCCGTGGTCGGGGAGACCCTGCTGATCGGCGGCGACGACACCCACCGCCAACTCCAGGGCGACATCGCGCCGGCGATGGCCGCCGCGATGGGATTGGTCAACGGGATCCCCGCGGGTCTGCCCGGCAACCCCGAGCGCGACGAGGACTGGTTCAACACCGACTGGATGGACACCAGTCGCGCCCAGGACGCGCTGGGCTTCCAGCAGCATTCCTGGCAGCAGATGTTGGCCGAGACGGCGGCGAACGCCGGCCCCAGGCGATACCTGCTGCGTGTGGTCGCGCCCCTGGCCCGTGTCGTATTGGGGTGGCGCAGCCCCTACTACCGCACCGGCAAGAAGTTTGCCGACCCGTGGCGGGCCATCGCCGACAAGTGGGGCGACCCGCGCCCGTGA
- a CDS encoding DUF4245 domain-containing protein, with amino-acid sequence MTAEPPPPTRPAPKPAKPRLLQDGRDMFWSIAPLVLACIVLAGLAGTCSFRPGGRSAGPVPSYDAVAALNADAQTLGFPVRLPQLPQGWQPNSGSRDSITDGRTDASGQRLRAVTSRVGYISPTGMYVSLTQSNADETALVAWVRPGLHPTGTQDVDGTRWVVYQGDGEPVWTTRLAGKAGAAQLAITGAGGADQFRTLAAAVQSQPPLPAAR; translated from the coding sequence GTGACCGCAGAGCCCCCGCCGCCGACCCGCCCTGCCCCGAAGCCGGCGAAACCACGCCTGCTGCAGGACGGCCGCGACATGTTCTGGTCGATCGCGCCGCTGGTCCTGGCCTGCATCGTGCTGGCCGGCTTGGCCGGGACGTGCTCCTTTCGTCCCGGCGGCAGGTCGGCCGGGCCGGTGCCTTCCTACGACGCCGTCGCCGCGCTCAACGCCGATGCGCAGACGCTCGGGTTCCCTGTCCGGTTGCCGCAGCTACCGCAAGGCTGGCAACCCAACTCCGGCAGTCGCGACAGCATCACCGACGGGCGCACCGATGCGTCCGGCCAGCGGCTGCGTGCCGTCACCTCGAGGGTCGGCTACATCAGCCCGACCGGGATGTATGTCAGCCTGACCCAGAGCAACGCCGACGAGACGGCGCTGGTCGCCTGGGTCCGCCCCGGACTTCATCCCACCGGGACCCAGGACGTCGACGGCACCCGCTGGGTGGTCTACCAAGGTGACGGCGAGCCGGTGTGGACCACCCGGTTGGCCGGAAAGGCCGGGGCGGCCCAGCTCGCGATCACCGGCGCGGGCGGCGCCGACCAGTTCCGGACGCTGGCGGCGGCCGTGCAATCACAGCCGCCGCTACCCGCGGCCCGGTAG